The sequence ATTTTTCAACATCAATAGCTTCTTTCTTAAATCCTATTTTCTCTTTTCCTGGATCATACACCGAGTTTCCGTTTTCATCTTCAAAAGCAATAATTTTATATTTTCCGGGAGAAAGATAATTCAGTTCATAATATCCGTCATCATCTACCTTGGTGATATAATAGGGCTTTTGCTTATAGTTCATCGTATCTTTTACCTGATATAATCCAACTACCAGCTTATTTTCATTAGTCCCGGTTTTCTTTTTGATCTGCATAGCATCCTTTACTTCGCCACTGATGTACAGATCATCCAACTTATCTCCTGTAGAGAAAGCGAAATTAAAATATCGGAGAATATTGGACTCATTATTATCCGCAATAGAATTTCCAAAATTAAAATTATAAGTGGTATTGGCCTGAAGGGTATCTGTCCACTGAATAAGAACAAATTTATTGGCAATATTCGATGGAAGAATTCGTTTGATATTCTTGATGGGTGGAGAAATAATAAGATTTTTATTGATGTCCTTTAAGGTCACATATTCATCAAAATCCAGACGAAGTTCGTGGATATCTCTTTTGACGTTGATTCTTGTGGTATCAATGTTAGAACTTAAAAATTTTGGTGCTAATGTATCTTTTGGACCACCAACAGGCGATCCTACCCTTGCACAAGAGTGTACAAGAAAACTGATAACGAATAATAAAAGAAACCTTTTCATGAAAATGTTTAAGCAAAAATAAACATTATTCTCCAAAAACTTCGTTTCCGTTATTCAAACTGTCTTTATTCTCATTCATCACAGAATGAAGTTTATCTTTCTGTAAAGGAAAATCCTCAAACAATCCTGATAAAGCAAGCGCTGTATACACTTTACCGGAATATTTGTTTCCGATAGCCACAATGGTCACTTTAGATTTTAAAAGGTGAGCAAATACAGAGTTGGTTCCATGCCACCAGCCGTTGTGATAGGTCAGTTTTTCACCATTATCAAAAATTTTCATTCTAAAACCAAGGCCATAATTATTCATCCCTGCCTTTTCGTTGCTGTAAGGAGTAAATACCATCTGCATCAGATCCGGTTTCAGGAAATCCTTAGAGAACATTGCTTTTGAGAAATTATATAGATCTCTTGGAGTAGTATAAACGTTTTTATCTCCATAGATCAAATCCAAACGATCCAAAGGATATAGTTTATTTCCACCATAATAGAAAGACTGTGAAGCAGTTGGAATATCTTTTTCCTGAAAAATATAGGTATGATTCATTTTCAACGGGGTGAAAACCATTTCTTTCATTGCCTGTGGAAAAGGAGTTTTGGTTACTTTTTCAATCAGTAAGGCCAGTAAAGCAAAGTTTGTATTGCAATACATAAATCCGGTATCGGTATCTCTTGCCAGATCCGGTTTATATTTGATAATCATGTCCAATACATCCTGGTTGGTAATAAACTGTTTGGAAAGTTCTGCCGGTGCAGGCTGTATTTTAGGAATAAAATACTCATACTTAGGTAATCCGCTTCTTTGATCCAACAAAGTTTGGACAGTTACATTAGGATAAGGAAATCCCGGAAAGAATTGGGTAAGATGGTCTGTCAATTTTATTTTGCCAGCTTCTACAAGCTTCATCATAGCCATTGCCGTTAATGTTTTTGAAACCGAAGCGACATGCAATGGTGTATTTTTATCGATCGGCATCTGATTACCTTCTCTTCCGAATCCTCTATAATTTTCGTATAAAATCTCATCACCTTTAGCTACTAAAATACCTCCGCTAAGATCTCCACCTTCCCAGATTTTTTTATAGTACTGATCTATATACCCCGTCAATAGTTCCTTATTGGAAAGCAGTCCATCTGTTTTTGTAAACACATTTCCCAGATCTACATTCCCATAGTTCGGAAGATTGGTGGTATTTTCAACTGAAACCTCTTTGGATTCAGATTTATTTTTACAGGATAAAAGGGATAAAGCAACCGTTACAGCAAGTACTAAATTACGCATCTTCATAAGATTCAAAAATGAGCGGCAATTTAGTAAAAGTCGAAAGTAAATGATAAATATGAAGGTGACATTATGAATAATTTAACATAATGAACATCAAATATAAAAAACAAAAAGGAATAAATTAATATTTTATTCTACAGGTTTAATGGCGGTCCTGCCTGTCCTATCACTCTTCCCCCAAAAGTGATAAGATTATAAAGATTCAAAATTGCAATGTGCAAATCATCCTGATTACAAATATATTCATCAATCGTTCCGTATACGGTATAATCTGAGATATTAAATCCCTCTTCAATATCATTGTAGTAAATCACTTTTCCTCCGATTAATCCTACAACCCAAAATCCACCTCCTTCTTTTCCATATTCTTCTTCAGTCCATTTTTCGGGATCTATTTTAATTAAATCCCAGAAATTCAGAAGATCACCATGCAAATCATTTTCTGTGGAATGAATCATATCAAATATTTCTTCAACTGTTATAGGAGTCCAGATCATCACTTTATGATTAATTTATTGGTCTAAAAGTAAGGAATAACAATATAAGAGAATGTATCTAGCAATAAGAATTTACAATTTTATCTACAATAAACTGAGCTAATTTTTCTTTACTCTGATGCGTCCAACCAGCAATATGTGGAGTAACTATTGCTTTTTCTGATTCCAGCAGATATTGTAAATCTTCATTTTCAATTTCAAGATGTTCAAAAGAGGACTTTTCATATTCCAATACATCTAGACAGGCTCCTTTTACTTTACCCGACTTTAACGCTTCTACTAAACTTTTAGTTTGTACATTTTTTCCTCTTGCCGTATTGACAAAATAAAAATCATTCTTCATCTCAGAAATAAATGTTTCATCAATAAGATAACGAGTTTCAGAAGTTAGGGGAATATGTAAACTCAACACTTCGGCAGATTCCTTTAGCTCTTCTAAAGTAACCTGAGAAGCAAACTCATCTCCCAATCCCGGAAGAATATCATGGAAAATCACTTTACATCCAAAACCAGAAAGTCTTTTAGCCGTAGCCTTCCCCATATTTCCGTATCCGATTAAACCTACGGTCTTCCCAAGTAATTCATCACCTCTGTTTTCTTCACGTTTCCAAATCCCATTCTTTACTTCCTGAGAGGCTATGAAAAGCCTGTTCATAATGACCAACAACATTCCTACTACATGTTCTGCGACTGAATCTCTGTTTCCTTCTGGAGAATTAATTAATTGAATGCCTAATTTTTCAGCGACAGGAATATCAATATTTTCCATACCAGCACCTACCCTTGCAATAAACTTCAGATTTTGAGCCTGCTCAAGAAAATTTTTATCTAAAGGAATGCGGCTTCTGATGATAATACCATCATAATTTTTGATTTTATCACAAACCTCATCGTAAGTGGAAGTAAAGTCTTCTTCCAACATAAAGTTTTTAGCTAAAAGCTGTTCGGTAATAAGCGGGTGATTTTTATCTAAAAGGAGAATTTTCATAATTTATTTAAACACAAATGACACTAATGAGTTTCAAAAATAACACCATCATTATTTTTTTAGAGAAAGGTGTTTATAATTTTATTATAGGATATAAAAACAAAATGCTTTTAATTTGGATATTCCAGTATTAAAAGCATTTTAAAGTCTTATTTTTTATCTTTTTTAGAAGATTGTGGTTCTTCCGGTTCCTGGAATAATTTCTTAAGCTCCACAGATTCCAAAGGTTTCATTCTTCCAGAAAGAATTAGTGAAAGCTCTTTTCTACGGAAGGCTGCTGCGTATCTTTCTTTTTCATCTTCTGTTTCAGGAACCATATCCGGAATTGGAATAGGACGGTTGAATTCATCTACTGCAACGAAAGTATAAATTCCAGAATTAGTATGAATTTTTTTCTGATTGATAGGATCATCTGACCATACATCTACATACACTTCCATAGAAGTAGAGAACGCTCTGGAAACTTTAGATTCCAGCACAACAACTCCCCCTTCGGGAATTGGATGATTGAATGAAACGTGGTTTACAGATGCTGTTACTACTCTTCTTTCACAGTGTCTAGCTGCAGAAATGGAAGCACATCTGTCCATTTTTGCTAAAAGTTCACCACCAAATAGGTTTCTTAGAGAGTTAGTTTCGTTCGGAAGAACGATATTGGTCATAATGGTCAGGGATTCTGACGCTGTTTTTATTTTTGCCATTTATTCTTAGTGTTTTTTGGAGCAGCCGGAACTGGTTTAGTCGCTTTTCCGGCAGGTTTTGCCAGTGAATCATTCTTCAGGGAATCTGAAACCTGAGTTTCAGGAGTATGAACCATTACTTTCACAGTATCTTTTACAATTCTATGGGTAGAAGTCTGTACGGAAACTTTGTTAAAAGATTTCTTTCCAAATAGAAGTTCCTTTTGAGTAAATGCGAAATATACAATACCAAGAATAGGAATAATCAATAGGAAAAGCCAAAGAATGGTCTTCTTGAATTTATAATCCTTTTCGCGGTTTTCTGAAGTATTTACTTTCTCACCATTATTAATGTCTGAGAACCTGATCTCTTCTAATCCGAAAAAATCCGGACGTCCCGCTTCTATTCTTTTCCCTTTGAAATGGGTATGTCCTTCTTCTGTAAAGATGGTTCCCAGATTTTGAATGTCAAGAACCTGCTCTGCCTGAAGTTTTTTCTTCCAAAAATCAGTTTGTATCTTCAAGTCGCTTCTTGAAGCCTCTACAGACATCTGTTTTTCTTTAGCAATAAAAATAGTAAGATCATCGGCCTGTACTTCATAGTCAATTGTAAATTCAATCTGACTTGCTGGAGGCAGGATACTTCCATTTTCTGAATTGATAATTGCTTTAGAATTTTTCAGAGAAAACACCCCAAAGCCTGGAACCGTGACAGTTCCAAATTGTTTTAAATATTCTAAAATGTATGCTGAAATATTCATTTGGCAGCAAATTTATAACTTTTTCATGACTTTTTGAAGATATTTAACGCATATAAAAAAAGACTGCCGAAACAGCCTTTTAAGTATTTCATATTAAAATAGGTTTACTATTCATGATCTCTAATTGCTTTCAGGATAAATTTACAATTTACCTATTTACATTCATTTCTTTCAATCTATTGAATCTTCCAACTGATCCCAAACATGAAGTTGGTTCCTGCCTGTGCAAAGTAAAGCGGATTGCCATCTTCACCCACAGAGCCATTGTTCACATATTTTTTATTGAATAAATTGTTTACCAATAGTTTTAATGCAATGTCATTGTTCCCAATTTTAAACTGGTACTGGGCATTAAAGTCTGTCAATAAGTAATCTTTAAGTTCTAAATTTTTATCCTCTGTATTGTCCAGATACTGTTTTCCAACATATTGGTTCATTAAGGCAAATTGGAAACTTTTATTCGGATTAAACCTTACTCCCAAATTAGCAATCATATTCGGAGAAAAAGAAATCTGAGTATTCCCAAGGCTTATCGGCTGCTTGCCAACTTCAATATTAAAATCCTGATTTCTGTTCTGGCTTAAGGTAAAGTTACCGGAAACCTCCCATTGTTTTGAAAGCTTTGCCAAAGCACCAATCTCCACACCACGTCTGTAACTCTTTCCTGAATTGCTCCGGATAAATGCCCCCACACTGTTAAGTTGTCCATTCAAAACCAACTGATTCACATAATACATGTAATAAACATTCGCTGTCAGGGATAAAAATCCAAACTGCTTTTCCAAACCGGCTTCAAAATCATGAAGTTTTTCAGGCTTCACATCATTATTAGCCATGATATCTGCCCTGTTGGGTTCTCTATGGGCATGAGCATAAGATAAGAATATCTTCCCACCCTCTATTTTATAATTCACCCCCGCTTTAGGATTAAAGAACAGCCAGTTTTTGTCCAGATCAGCACCGTCATCGTCTCCAGCCATGATGACCTTAGTATTATAATTGATGCTTCTAAGCTGTAAATCACCGAAGAACTCGAAATTATCCATTCTGTATAAAGCCTTTGCAAAACCAGAGACTTCGTTTTTCACAGAACGGTTTCTGTAATATTCACTTTCATGAATCTGAGGATAAAATACTCCGGTAACATTTCCATAATGCCTTCCATAGTACTGATTAGCTACAGCACCAAAGTTCAAATCTAGATTATCAAACTTCCCATAGAGTGTAGAAACGACTCCGTAGAAATCATTATTTAACCATTTTTTTCGGATAAAATCTGATTTGGTAATCGTTACCCCATTCTCAATAATATTAGGCAGTTGATATTTAGAGAAAGAGCTTGCTTGCTTATAGTTTTCGTAATATCCCTTTCCTTTCGTGTAGTGGAAAGTTGTTTCAAGATTCCAACGGTCATTGAATTTCTGTTCCCAAAGTAACTGATAATGATTCTGTCTGTAGTTATCCGTTTCATTATTATAAAATCCGGTAATATTCCCATTAGCATCAACAATTTTACCCGAATTATTGAATCTTGGATTGGTTTCCCACATTTCTCTGCTGATTCCGTTCCATGCCTGATACGTTTTTTCTTTTCCTCCAAAGGCCATTAAACGCAATTTGGTTTTCCCTTCCTCAAACAAGGCTGTAAAATTGTAAGAATGCAGATCAGAAGAAGCTCTATCTATGTATCCATCCGAATGAATATTACTATATCTTCCCATTACAGAAAGACGGTTCTTCCAGAATTTCCCGGAACCTACCTCAGCTGAATATTTATAGGTATTAAAAGAACCATAGCTATCATCAGTTTTAAAATAAAACTTTTCTTCCGGCTCTCTTGAAATCACGTTGATACTTGCTCCAAACGCAGAAACTCCATTATTAGAAGTTCCAACCCCTCTTTGAATAACAATCTGTGATGCAGAACTTGTCAAATCCGGAACATTTACAAAAAAGGTCCCCTGGCTTTCAGAGTCATTATAAGGAACACCGTTCATCATCACATTAATGGCCGTTCCTGAAACACCACGAATTCTAAAACCAGTATACCCCACACCATTTCCAGCATCTGAAGTAGAAATTATTGAAGTTTGATTTTTTAAAAGTATAGGGAGATCCTGTCCCAGATTTCTACCATCTAAATCTTTCTGAACATTGATGATTTCCTTAGCAACAGGAAGTCTTTTGGTAAAATTAACCGCTTCTATTTCCCTGATCTTCAGAGAATCTGTGTTTTGAGCCTGCAAAAAGGCTACAGAGCCTACACTAAGCCCTAAAAAAAATAATCCTTTCATTCTATAAATCTTTAACATTTAATGAATAAAAGGGGATCGATAAGATATTATACAAATTCAACCCTCAGTAGAGTTGATGTCCCTAAACAGCATTACCTGTTCCAGGTTCAGTGGGTATAATCTCAGCCTGTTAAAGCACCCCTTTATTTCAGCCGCGAAATTACAAAAAATATACGAGATGCTAGTTTTCGTGGTACAGGATTCGAGGTTTAAGGTTACAAATTATAGCAAAGGCAATTATCAGAAGGTTTATTGTATAAAAAAATTAGAGTTATAAATATATAAATGACCCTTATTTATTATTCATCGTTTATGTTCTAGTATGTTTTGTTGTTCGCGTCAACATAATAATAGTTTTTACCATCTTT is a genomic window of Chryseobacterium nakagawai containing:
- a CDS encoding serine hydrolase domain-containing protein, whose protein sequence is MKMRNLVLAVTVALSLLSCKNKSESKEVSVENTTNLPNYGNVDLGNVFTKTDGLLSNKELLTGYIDQYYKKIWEGGDLSGGILVAKGDEILYENYRGFGREGNQMPIDKNTPLHVASVSKTLTAMAMMKLVEAGKIKLTDHLTQFFPGFPYPNVTVQTLLDQRSGLPKYEYFIPKIQPAPAELSKQFITNQDVLDMIIKYKPDLARDTDTGFMYCNTNFALLALLIEKVTKTPFPQAMKEMVFTPLKMNHTYIFQEKDIPTASQSFYYGGNKLYPLDRLDLIYGDKNVYTTPRDLYNFSKAMFSKDFLKPDLMQMVFTPYSNEKAGMNNYGLGFRMKIFDNGEKLTYHNGWWHGTNSVFAHLLKSKVTIVAIGNKYSGKVYTALALSGLFEDFPLQKDKLHSVMNENKDSLNNGNEVFGE
- a CDS encoding 2-hydroxyacid dehydrogenase yields the protein MKILLLDKNHPLITEQLLAKNFMLEEDFTSTYDEVCDKIKNYDGIIIRSRIPLDKNFLEQAQNLKFIARVGAGMENIDIPVAEKLGIQLINSPEGNRDSVAEHVVGMLLVIMNRLFIASQEVKNGIWKREENRGDELLGKTVGLIGYGNMGKATAKRLSGFGCKVIFHDILPGLGDEFASQVTLEELKESAEVLSLHIPLTSETRYLIDETFISEMKNDFYFVNTARGKNVQTKSLVEALKSGKVKGACLDVLEYEKSSFEHLEIENEDLQYLLESEKAIVTPHIAGWTHQSKEKLAQFIVDKIVNSYC
- a CDS encoding acyl-CoA thioesterase yields the protein MAKIKTASESLTIMTNIVLPNETNSLRNLFGGELLAKMDRCASISAARHCERRVVTASVNHVSFNHPIPEGGVVVLESKVSRAFSTSMEVYVDVWSDDPINQKKIHTNSGIYTFVAVDEFNRPIPIPDMVPETEDEKERYAAAFRRKELSLILSGRMKPLESVELKKLFQEPEEPQSSKKDKK
- a CDS encoding HU domain-containing protein; its protein translation is MNISAYILEYLKQFGTVTVPGFGVFSLKNSKAIINSENGSILPPASQIEFTIDYEVQADDLTIFIAKEKQMSVEASRSDLKIQTDFWKKKLQAEQVLDIQNLGTIFTEEGHTHFKGKRIEAGRPDFFGLEEIRFSDINNGEKVNTSENREKDYKFKKTILWLFLLIIPILGIVYFAFTQKELLFGKKSFNKVSVQTSTHRIVKDTVKVMVHTPETQVSDSLKNDSLAKPAGKATKPVPAAPKNTKNKWQK
- a CDS encoding TonB-dependent receptor: MKGLFFLGLSVGSVAFLQAQNTDSLKIREIEAVNFTKRLPVAKEIINVQKDLDGRNLGQDLPILLKNQTSIISTSDAGNGVGYTGFRIRGVSGTAINVMMNGVPYNDSESQGTFFVNVPDLTSSASQIVIQRGVGTSNNGVSAFGASINVISREPEEKFYFKTDDSYGSFNTYKYSAEVGSGKFWKNRLSVMGRYSNIHSDGYIDRASSDLHSYNFTALFEEGKTKLRLMAFGGKEKTYQAWNGISREMWETNPRFNNSGKIVDANGNITGFYNNETDNYRQNHYQLLWEQKFNDRWNLETTFHYTKGKGYYENYKQASSFSKYQLPNIIENGVTITKSDFIRKKWLNNDFYGVVSTLYGKFDNLDLNFGAVANQYYGRHYGNVTGVFYPQIHESEYYRNRSVKNEVSGFAKALYRMDNFEFFGDLQLRSINYNTKVIMAGDDDGADLDKNWLFFNPKAGVNYKIEGGKIFLSYAHAHREPNRADIMANNDVKPEKLHDFEAGLEKQFGFLSLTANVYYMYYVNQLVLNGQLNSVGAFIRSNSGKSYRRGVEIGALAKLSKQWEVSGNFTLSQNRNQDFNIEVGKQPISLGNTQISFSPNMIANLGVRFNPNKSFQFALMNQYVGKQYLDNTEDKNLELKDYLLTDFNAQYQFKIGNNDIALKLLVNNLFNKKYVNNGSVGEDGNPLYFAQAGTNFMFGISWKIQ